catgaatatttactgaGATAACCCATTATGTTGTGACCAGTAGGCAGTTTtgctgttggcaaaattgtgtctaatcTGCCTGACTTGGGCTGGCACATGTACACGTTtaaaagcgtgtgcgtgcacgagcactacggtcacgctGCACTGTGTACAAAAGCAAATCAAGTGTGCACGTTTGACAAAGGACCAAAAGCCAGCTGAAAGAGGAGCTGCTGAAGACACGAGCTCAGGAAGAAGTCCGTACTGGCCTCGACTGAACCCTTTTACAGTCACATTTTGGTGTCTGGTTTTTGGTTTCCTCAGCTAAACTTTTGACAGTATCAGTCATGTCGGAGGAAGAAAAGTTGTCCTACAGCGAAGCCATTAAGAAGGCGTACGCGTCCGTATCTCGCTTCCCTCTCATCCCAGTCAGAGGAATTCCTCTCATGAGCCTCATCGCCCAAAACTGGGACACCATCTGGGCTTTCCGTCCGGAGCCCTCAGACCTCCTCATCGCCACCTACCCCAAAGCAGGTAGGTAATCAGTTTtcaccctatgttccagtagaactacatgaagcaggtaataataaaaaaacaacctgtagagagatttgcaaaaatccacagcaccaatcagggccaggtgtctaactgtgtgtcaatcactgctcatgcacacacattatttctcccttgtggggggaggggcttaggagacagtttggggttttagcggaaaggggggagggactgagaagttgtcgatgaacccttttacagtacattttttggctaagtcctggatcttcgcaatcctacctacggcacatTTCGGGAAACAGTTtcccgtctttttggtttgTGAACCATCTGTTATGAACATaaattagggctttgacttcgaacttcgttattcaaatataattcgaatatttaaaaaaataaatataaattaaaatttcgaacgaatattaggcagcccttaatattcaaacctgttatgggcattattttttgtaaatgtgtttgcttgtaaacttGTGCACACACCAGTGCACAAGTATTAACGTCAGACCACTTATGTAgactacggtgaaagctccgaacttcctgtcgaaagcatactgtttgtgtttaatccagggtctgacttttaatacaaaaacagtcgtggcagtgtgttttttctgaaataaacatctaataaatattcaaattatattcgaataacgaatattaataaacaaacaaacttcgaatatgatttttgggcaaaagtcaaagaaaaAGTAACATAAATTGAAATGCGGGCCGGGAACAAAATTtgtgaggggccggatttggcccgcaggccttgagtttgacacatgtggccCAACCCCAAAACCCCgaccacaccacaccacactaTTTAAGGTcaaaacaaattaattttattagcttcttttttcattatttatccTCTTTAGCCTATTTACAGTACGTGATCCTCTGACGTCTGACTGGTTTGTCGTCCAGAGCCTCCTGCCCGGTCTGGCGCATAGCGCAGCCACTTTTGCACAGCCTGGGCAAAAGTACATTGAGTGACGGTGGCTGTCCTCATCTACAAATACAAGTACAattcaaaataatttaaattaaacagaACACCCACATATTGTCAGGGTTTCATGGACTTTATTTTAGGTTTTCATggactttcagtttgttttcatcatCTCTGTCTTCACCTGTTTGGTTAATTAGTTCAGTGTCTTCACCTGTGTCTAGTTTCGTTAATTATCTTCACCTGTTCTGTTCTCGTCACAATCTGTGTATTTAAGTTCATGTTTCTCACTCCTGAGTTGTCGGTCAATGTTTGAGTATTGCACTCACTGTTTCGAGTTTGGATCTTGCCTTTTTGAATAAACCTTTTGAGTTTTTGCATCTTCGCTTGGACCTCCTCTCCATTCCTCCCCTGTGACGTTACACATATATGCACACTTGGAAACAAATTCAGTAGCGTAGGGACCGTtcgtatttatggaatggaccaccggaggaaaataggggagggtcatgtcttttttattttttgttgaggggagggtcacccaacatGTTCTAGTCTGTGGGGGGGgtgtcacccaacttttgtattcatgaaaacagcaaaatttcaaagtggcccCCCttcgctagcagatgggtctgacccaacAAAAAACCCTATAGCTCACTGCGCCACCTGTTGCCAAAGTATCGTCACTGAcatcaaagaatttctaataagggaagaagttcTACTCTCTCCATACTTCCGGCTTCTCAAAATCCataattttttgtctatttgaatgttgcattcgaaaggagaggctaagaaaatacacagtgCTGGGTGTAAGATGtttttaaagtcgcttttttgttctaaaaagccttttaaaatgtcaatgacgtcatacacatcgtATGGCcgcactctgacattctggttccgcTTCAGATGCCATCAAGCTGGATTTCTgctcgtaatcagtccttcactgaccaatcagcattcattagagaatgctgattggtcagaagAATGCTAGACAGAATGCTAGcttgttatgggcaacaacgactcaacctgtaagaaatcaaaaggacataagtactcgttcattcaactttcgacctataacccatgttgaacttgcaaaaactacaatcaaatctgagatttctcaatggcaatcaggcgaaagagacaaatttagccgtctagctccatagagtcccattcattttgcatttgcctgcgatcacccccagtgtcACTCTGGTGGAACTACAGCCAAATTCAGTACAATGGGGCCTAAATAGGGAGTGAAAAGGCTTTCCGTAGACGGGCTTTGCTGACACGAAGCTGGAATATAATGAAGCTGACTAGCTCAAAGGTTTCACGTTGCCTAGCAActaaatatttctttaaagcttCAAATCAACAGCAGAAACGCTATACATAAACCAtgtcggtaacactttacaatgaggtacacaaaaaaataggtagttaatgattagttactgtttttgaaagggtagttaccctttttcggaagggtaacgaatggttagttaccctttttgaaaagggtagttaccttttttcagaagggtagttaccctttttcagaagggtagttaccctttttgaaaagggtagttacccggtagcagaaaataccacggaataaggtatgggtcagagagacccgaaagggtaactaccctttcaaaagggtagttaccctttttcagaagggtagttaccctttttgaaaagggtagttttcagaagggtagttaccctttttcagaagggtagttaccctttatcagaagggtagttaccctttttgaaaatggtagttaccctttttgagaagggtagttaccctttttcagaagggtaacgaatggttagttaccctttttgaaaagggtagttaccctttttcagaagggtaacggtaactaccctttcaaaaaagggtaactacccttctgaaaaagggtaactaccctttgaaaagggtaactaccattttcaaaaagggtaactacccttctgaaaaagggtaactacccttttgaaaaagggtaactaaccattcgttacccttctgaaaaagggtaactacccttttgaaaaagggtaactacccttctgaaaaagggtaactaaccatttgttacccttctgaaaaagggtaactacccttctgaaaaagggtaactactcttttcaaaaagggtaactacccttctgaaaaagggtaactacccttcttaaaaagggtaactaaccattcatTACCCTTCCGAAAAAGGGTAAataccctttcaaaaacagtaactaatcattaactacctatttttttgtgtaccttattgtaaagtgttaccaccATGTCAAATGGAAGTAACATAACATTAATACCTGGTCGAATTTCTGGCAACATTCAaatgggtggtgatggcacagtggatatgacacatgcctttggtgtgggagatctgggttcaattcccactgagATACATCAAgcagtgtgtccctgagcaagacacttaacccctaaatgctccagaggtgtgcaacctctgatatataacaattgtaagtcgctttggataaaagcgtcagctaaatgacatgtaatgtaaaatgtcTGACCCAACTCAATCTCTGGGAGTTGCAGGTGGTGTACTGGTGTGCATCCACAGTAGCTGCAGGTATTGCCCTGTGGTGGGAGGTCGTATCCTCGCGTTCTTCACACTTCAGGCATCTACCCCTCTGCACACCACATTAATCCCTCATTTCTTTCTTGCAGGGTAGGGGGAGTAAAATAAAGGCCTCGCGGTATGGCTTTCGAGTGGAGAGACTGAGGGTCCTCTAGAGGGCACTACCAAAAATTCTAGAGCTAATGTGATTTCTGGCGCCAATATCCTTTCTGTCCCAGTGATTtgaaattgtgcaaacgacagccttttcaaggcatttgagaaggaaggagtggtagcatgcaagctcacaaattgacgctcgtctgagaaatggagttttggataatgttcagcttcggcagctttacctataagctaaaatatacaatgattgaggaagcctagtgacaagtccatagcaaccagttaaTGTGTTGACTTTgttattacccagtgtgctttgttgaatggtctcaatgttttattgttttatttcatgtgaatactactAAAAAAGAATATCAATGAAAAAGTACATAAACGACACAAATTCAAGTAAAGCTCTAGACCAATCCTCTTGAAGAGTGAGGGATGTATGACACATTGATATATTTACAAACctaatattccttttttttttttttgtgcacctGACATTTGTTACCACAAGTTTTTGTTATAACATAAGATATTATTACCAAATACATCCTACAACTAGTTCTTACTGTGTCATATCATATGTCATGTCATATACGATACCAATCATCAGTATGGAAACACTGGTATAAGTGTCTTTTATAGAAATGTGGTATTGTTGTTTcttctggattttatttctttgtatatgtttttgtttgtttttaaggtatGTTGTATGTCATGTCTTTGTCTTTTGAATGGACCTTGAGTCTGGAATAAAACGTTGatatgtatatatgatatatcAGACCTTGCAAATTCAATTCCTGGAGGAATGTTTCTTCTGTCTTAATCGGGGTCAATAAGGCATAGGCATATAATGCATTGTGTATAGTTCCTCAGAACAGCATCTGATGTAATGTGATCACATGCTGTTATTTAAGATACACTAATTGTCTCTGATAGCTGAAGTTGAGTGCCATTACCCTCCTTCATCTGCAGtacaaatgaatgtgtttaTGATTAATCATTTTGAGTTTTTAGTTAACGCTATATAGTTTGGTTattcattaattattaataattgctaCTGTTACACTACAAATATCCTTTACCAACAATGTTGCTGCAGAAAACACCCTACACCAAGTCCTcttttgtttgaacactttatTTTATGACATCCCAGATATTTGTTCTAAAGTTAAAACGTAGCTTAAATGGTGCTAGTTTTAAGTCAGTCATTGTGCATTAGAGTGGGATTTATGTAACATTAGTAGAGCATGGAATCTGAGATAGTATGGAAAAAATTGTTCAACTCTTTAATATGCACATATCCTTTTCCCTGAACTTATGTTTCAGGTCTTGATCTTCTGAAGGAAATGGATCCTCCAAGAATCATcaaaacacatcttccttttcaGTTGGTGCCTCCTGgattttgggaaaaaaagtgcAAGGTAAGGCTCAAACTGTCAAATTCAACTGAGAGCAAAATCCTCCAGTGAATTTTCTTGCTTAACACTAAAACAATAAATGCATGTTGACTGGGTAAAAGGTTAATGATAACAATGCTCATACATGAGATGAGAGGTTACAATACAATGTCATACAATTAGGTTacccatttcctgcatttttgcTGTATATccatttttatatgttttatatgtgtgtaAAGGCTATCTACGTGGCACGTAATGCTAAAGACAACCTGGTGAGCTACTACCATTTTGATTGTATGAATATGACCCAGCCTGACCCAGGACCCTGGGAAGGCTACATACCTAAGTTCATGCGAGGAGAGTGTAAGTACATTAAATCACATTGTTTTACCTTTATTCAAACTGGTGGTTCCTGTTTGCACAAAGCTTCCAACCAATCTGAGAAATTACCACCACACTGGTCCATTCACCCACTCCACCAGCCAGAAGTTCTTATGTATTTTCTTCTTATGTAAcaaatttaaatgtgtaaaagtgGTTGGTGACATCTTAGAAGAATAAATTCCAGATCCCTGCAGCCCTGTCCCAGAAGGTAAATGGATTAACTGTTGATCGGTGAGTCTTCTTGACGAATAAAAGTCCAAATGTCAAAAGTCACTGACTTATAATTGATCTATAAAGAAAAGTACatttattaacattattaaaactaTAAAACGTATAAACTTAAAAAGTTGACACAAACTATTTACTGGACTAGGAGTAATGTTACCATGAAAGATGCTCAATGAGTTGTGTTTCCACAGTGGCATGGGGCTCCTGCTATGACCATGTGAAAGGTTactggatggagagagagaagaagaatatCCTTTACCTCTTCTACGAGGACATGAAAGAGGTACAGATAACATATGGACTCAGTATCACCAAAGCATGTTGTATGTGCTCTTACCATCATGTTTAATCTCCAGAATCCTCAGCGTGAAGTGGAGCGCATCATGAGGTACCTGGACTTGTCGGTCTCTGATGAGATCATCAGCCGAATTGTGGAGCTCACGTCCTTTAAGAACATGAAGGAGAACCCGATGGCCAACTACTCCTGGATCCCAGCTGCTGTCTTTGATCAGTCAATCTCCCCCTTCATGAGAAAAGGTGCATCAATCTGCTTCTAGTTTTGTCCAGAAGCAAGATATTGatcaaaacaataaaattaaatgaGCAGGGCAGGGCATGTACCAATTCCAAAGGTCCAGGTTTAAAACTTAGGGTGAGTGATTTGCAGCGGGTGAACACATTGTCTCACTCCTATTAATACCTTATAATGTAATGCagatattttaatattaatattttaatatttaatattaatattttcagGACTGGTACAAAActccgcaaggacctcaggcaCCAAAATGTacccacttccaccactaggtgacgctatagcaaaaaaaaaaacgcgttTGATGCTaaaactcccacaccgtacaccgCACATTCAAAATCCATATAGCcacgcgttccctggatccaacttAATCACCTGATATAGGCCGCggccatttccgcctagacttttatgcctgaaaaatcgcgatttatcaaaaatctactttttcgaactcctcctagaccgtgcgatcgatctgcatgaaacttggcaggtagcatGTCCAGAACAACCTgacaaaagttatcaaaagaatttttataGGATAAAAATTACCCACAAACAAATTCTTGTAGCTAActgtgaaaacaccaactttgccatatctcggccaaaataaatgctatcaatgCGAAACTTTATattcttgtttgccatgaccctctggaggtcccccacacattttacgaaaattggcCACCAGGgtgcgctacaagtacaaaaagtttatatctcatgaacggctgatacgatttttaaattttatggGTACCATCTAGTGCCACTCCAGTGGGGTACTGATTGGTCAAAGTAGGCGTGGCTTATGGGACCCACGTTTAAATTCACCACATACACTAAAgtaaacaactttaaatttaaagcGTAGATGTACAATGGGTAATTGACCTCActtaccaaaaattacacatgtggacctcTAGGTGGCGCTTTAATGAcgtcaaatgtgtttttacctGTAACTCCCACAATACACATTGCACAGAGAAAACCTTACATCCATGTGTTCCTTGAGCAAAGCTGAATCAAATAaaataggccacgcccatttgcgctcgtcctaggccgtgcgactGATCTGCATGAAACCTGGTACATAGCATCGccagatggacctgaccaaAAGCTATTAAAATTATTTTGCTATGTTAAAGTATGCACATTTGACGACCAAAGATatgaacacatacagtacaggccaaaagtttggacacaccttctcattcaatgcgtttcctttttattttcatgactatttacattgtagattctcactgaaggcatcaaaactatgaatgaacacattatgtacttaacaaaaaagtgtgaaataactgaaaacatgtcttatattttagattcttcaaagtagccaccctttgcttttttattaataagggacaaaattccactaattaaccctgacaaagcacacctgtgaaggtaaaaccatttcaggtgactacctcatgaagctcattgagagaacaccaagggtttgcagagttatcaaaaaaagcaaaaggtggctactttgaggaatctaaaatataagacatgttttcagttatttcacacttttttgttaagtacataattccacatgtgttcattcatagttttgatgccttcagtgagaatctacaatgtaaatagtcatgaaaataaagaaacacattgaatgaggtgtgtccaaacttttggcctgtactgtatatatcataTCTCAACCAAATTAAATGCAAAAAACTTGAGATGATTGTTCAACATCCCACTATGATGCCATTTACCGAATTTGgtaaagatcggccattagggggtgCTATAGTCAACGTAGAcccatttgggccttttttagTTGCTCTGTTCTGCTGAGGTCTTTGATGTCTTCCtagcccttacagaaggttttgtATCCAGCCTAGAAGTCCAGAGTTTTTCGGGGTCTTTGTGCAATTAATCCATACTGTTACATCCAAAATTGATACACTGTAtgtaagaaatgtaaatagtttgtcctttatatgagttataatgttcaatatgtttatttttgcactggatgactccaaatatatagaactgttttagacaacacaaatgcttgtgtgGCATTGctatgtgtgtgatatcaatatatatctgtgagattcatgttccgttttatttatttatttatttatttatttgtctttatggtCCTACAACCTTTTTAACATTCAAGTGACCTCACTgcagcacaaatattctaatagcccagtATTTCTTGAaaagaaattatatttatagATTGACTAtggacaacagggttgatgttttacaagcttttttgtCAAAAATCCTCTAGGGCTCAGGGATATTTGCAACGGCAATGTACCGCAGAGCTTGCGGCTCACACCTCTCGATATCTCCCGACATTTGCCTCCCCACAGTTACGCTTTGGGTCCCGTTTTAGGTCCCGTTTTGGGTCCCGCTTTTGCACGCTTCCAGGGTTGTTGGGGGCGACTCGCGTCGGGGGCGACTGGCACCaggaggcttggaccccgtcataactgctcgCAGTTCTGGTTTGACTATTGAATTTTGGACTATCCGAAGGTGTCAGCTCGGgacattttccactgttttctGATATTTCATAAACCAAAccatcaagaaaaaaaaaatactttgtttgTGACTTGATTAATCAATAAGGAAAATAATCGATAGTTGCACCCATAATGTTCAACAATAGATGCTTTTAGGTGAAATAATTAAAGAACTTGATTTATATATCTAACATTGTTGTATTCTCTCTTATATTCTCATTTTCTCGTTTTACAGGTGAAGTAGGGGATTGGAGAAACCATTTTACACCCGAACAATCAAAGATGTTTGATGAAGATTATGAAAAGCAAATGAAGGAAGTCAACATACCATTCAGGACCCTCATCTAACGGATTTTGGCTTTTCCAAACGGATGCAGCTCTGCAAACCAAAGACCGGTGGACTGACACTGTGCAGCACTAgcctactgtcagaaatttggcaCAAGCTAAAtaccaaaacaaaaatgaatacaaataaattaatttgatCCTTTATGTAGAACACTGTAATCACTGCACCTCTTTATGTGTCGATACATCCAAATGTTGTTTAACCAATTGTTTAACCAATTGTTTAATCAATAAAAATGTACTCCACAATACAATTAAATTAGTTTGTAATCATCACTTTATTGCAGCTTATCACGTAAACAATATATAAGACCAAAAGTGTTGTGACTGAGTGGACATGCCCATTTTATGTCATGAGACCTCCTAACAGCCTGCTGATTGCATTAAGCCTATAGAGAGCGCTGGCAGCTGGAGGCATGTGGTTTTTCTGCCCATATCAAGTCAATTTGCAACCTTATATAAatgtaggtccgctgcaactctcagctcttttaaatcaaggctgaaggaGCAAATGTGCAaaattggccatcaatttttgtaaaactgcccatttTCAaactctacatagttgatttctcgcataaaaaagtctcagaagtgaatttagtggtgaaatagCGAACGAAAATTGTCGGACTTCAGAACCTCCAGTCTAACGTGACAAGCCAGCTGGTTGCGGCCGGCGTTGCCTACTCGCCAGTCGGCCAGTGaagctcagagaccccgctgtcagctggaagtctCTCAACCCTCCCGTTGGGCCTGTGCGTTTCAAAATCAACTAAGTAGGCAAGGAGAGGATTTAAaagtttataaaataaaaaataaaagtatttatttaagtaaaatcataagagCATAAACGTGTACATCGGTCCGAGTTGAGCAGGCACACAGGCTTCTCTCATCAGACTGAATTTTCTGGCTTATACATGAATTCATATATCAGTCTCTAagagcattttgatttgtttattaaaagttgGAGGAGTACCGTGGTTTAGACTTAGCCTCCCCTGGTTGCtgcacagactggtcccagtCTTTTGGCACACGCCCTCTTCATCAGTTGTTAGGCAGACTTTAGCTatgctgatggtcagagagAACAATGCGCCACTGTTGTCCGTCACAGATTGAGAAGTAACTTACTTTCATGGTCAAACTGATatcaaactgatattaacttCGTTGCTGCGCTCTTGTTGTTCTCTGACCACTGTCATACAGTGCTGCTTTCTGCACGTACAACAgtatccttttctcattttgcatgactaagctgtcacagtgctcttccactaggctaaacacacaatactattcAACTATAATTTGTATCCTCATAGAGCATAGCCAGcttgactgattatttttatttcttacaggccacgcctcctcatttgaATCGACAAGTgtcatttcaaaatgaaaagccttagggccctattttaacgatctgtaacgcaagtatcaaacgtgaaacgcaagtagctttgtgggctgatctcgggcgctgttgctatgatactggcaggataaatgactcttgcgaccgcaaatctaaaatgggttggtctgaagtagctaggtgtggtttgggtgtaacgtgcaataaaccaatcagagcgtcatctcacattccctttaagagcaggcgcgcttgttccatggcggattacTATTATAACggcagatttgcctggcgcacgccagcgggagctgtccgagacgcggcaaagtaataaatgcccgtcttgaccgcgtggcgatgttgctgcggcctctcgggcgaaTCTCTACAgtatggagaggattgctgcagccatggagcgtgggcctccaaacgcaccacctgctcctgttgcagacttgtatagtccaggtgtcagaaagtaaaaatcctgccatgtttttggatctgcctctacatctagaacaggtgttttcactaacgagctcatctacctggtagaggagctggtttagtgatggttgggcaGAGCCGGCCCGAcgcataagcgaactaagcggctgcttagggccccgtggctacccgagggcccccaagagcgcttgaaatgtcTCACAATTGAGCTTATAACAGAGCCGATATATATAAAGATAGGGTTGCTGCTAATTGGTCTCACagtagtctttaaatgcttatttgcacattatgagtgcttaaactaatatttacaatgcacaagttggtttagtgccaGGTGCAGTGGCTACActacaatgtggagagtcccccaAACCAAATTCTGCTTGGGGCCCCCAAAAGTCTTGGGCCGGCCCtgtggttgggacagctgctggacaggatttctactttctggcacctggactatacacctctgtcctgttgtgccccttcctcctcctcctcccactccatctccgtccacctgctccaccaggagcgcatcgagtGTCCAATCTCAcagtagttcaacatcacgtctccttatatttcctcatttatgtcatcaacacatccatgattcatggaaatgttgtgtaaaacacaacaagccacaaagaatgctgggactttttgaggactgtactgtaaaatgcctcctgaccgatccaaacacctgaagcgcattttcagtaatatagtaatattttccttgtaattatgtatggtttgcaaaaatgggaactgctgcatccgtgtagatgagagaagcaaagtgtatgcgcgtagGCTAGGCCCTGACCTCATTTACTGGCAGACCTtaatccacagcgctgtggagatagggctggcaatgcaagactatttaaaacattactgaaaTTTGAATATCTGAGCGACCATAGTGTCCACTTTAAGTTAATTTACTGCTAGGCCGATATTGTTTTTTCACAAAAGGGGAGCTAGATGTGATAAAGAGTGATGtaggaaaataaaatatgactAATAATTGCAAGATTGTAGAGACGTTGGTGGAAGGATGTCTTAGAGTTGTTATAGTTGTCGGAAactaaaaacagctaaaactcTCACAGGAAAATGAACACGTTATGTTATGAATGTCAGTTTTGAATCAGCTCGAACAATTCTTACTTACCTTCTGACCTATATCAGTGTAAAtagtagagatggcccgataccattttttgcttcccgataccgattccgatacctgaacttgcgtatcagccgataccgagtaccgatctgataccagtgtgtcatatattttattatgtttgaacagctgtatactactatccctggatgtgatatgatttctatctttgttgtcagtctggctcaggttaaactctttgtgaaacatgaacaaacacaaacaatgaacgccacagaactttctgttattatccagtttgacagtcagttataacaagaaaaagaacataaataaactactttaatgtagattttcttcagggctttattatgtggtatcggatcggtgcaactccagtacttcccgataccgataccagtgttttaggcagtatcggagccgataacgatactggtatcggtatcggaacatctctagtaaATAGTACCGGGACTTACAGTCTTCGTTCCCAGGAtcttttccttctgtctgttcCCAAGGTTAGAACTGAGCTGGGGGAAAAGGCCTTTaagtttgctgctccctctgcctggaacaagttacagaaatccatgaaacttactgagctggtctcattggtcgcttttaagaggatgttgaTTGACTT
This genomic interval from Perca fluviatilis chromosome 5, GENO_Pfluv_1.0, whole genome shotgun sequence contains the following:
- the LOC120559047 gene encoding sulfotransferase 1C1-like, yielding MSEEEKLSYSEAIKKAYASVSRFPLIPVRGIPLMSLIAQNWDTIWAFRPEPSDLLIATYPKAGRASCPVWRIAQPLLHSLGKSLDLLKEMDPPRIIKTHLPFQLVPPGFWEKKCKAIYVARNAKDNLVSYYHFDCMNMTQPDPGPWEGYIPKFMRGELAWGSCYDHVKGYWMEREKKNILYLFYEDMKENPQREVERIMRYLDLSVSDEIISRIVELTSFKNMKENPMANYSWIPAAVFDQSISPFMRKGEVGDWRNHFTPEQSKMFDEDYEKQMKEVNIPFRTLI